In Anaerolineales bacterium, the following are encoded in one genomic region:
- a CDS encoding response regulator transcription factor: MTEDLVQKEQANNALQAPGLDLDAVQQLGDQRVVLVVEDDPDTLDLLKLTLRRAGMNVVGATDGKQAIRKWMETNPNIVLLDLMMPEMDGWETLSHLRGITDVPIIILSAMSQKENVVRGLREGADDYVPKPFLGDEVVARVEAALRRAGPKEPVSKLAFPSHQLSLDLQTRQVSLRDQMIDLTPREFAVLALLAKQHPKPVSYEMIAEGVWGEDSEKIRERIKWIVYLLRQKLESDPSQPELILNKTRLGYQLAVD, from the coding sequence GTGACGGAAGACTTGGTGCAAAAAGAGCAGGCCAATAACGCCTTGCAGGCCCCTGGGCTGGATCTGGACGCGGTCCAGCAGCTCGGTGACCAGCGCGTGGTGTTGGTGGTGGAGGATGATCCGGATACCCTGGACCTGCTTAAGCTCACCCTGCGCCGGGCCGGCATGAATGTGGTGGGCGCCACGGATGGCAAGCAAGCCATTCGCAAGTGGATGGAGACCAACCCCAACATTGTGCTGCTGGATCTGATGATGCCGGAAATGGATGGCTGGGAAACCCTCAGTCACTTACGCGGCATCACCGATGTGCCCATCATCATCCTCTCCGCCATGAGCCAGAAAGAGAATGTTGTGCGCGGCCTGCGTGAAGGCGCAGACGATTATGTGCCCAAGCCCTTCCTGGGGGACGAGGTGGTCGCCCGGGTGGAAGCCGCCCTGCGCCGCGCCGGCCCGAAAGAGCCTGTCTCCAAGCTGGCGTTCCCTTCGCACCAGCTTTCGCTGGATCTGCAAACTCGCCAGGTGAGTTTGCGCGACCAAATGATCGACCTCACCCCGCGTGAATTTGCCGTGTTGGCTCTGCTGGCCAAGCAGCACCCCAAGCCGGTTTCCTATGAAATGATCGCTGAGGGTGTGTGGGGCGAGGATAGCGAAAAGATCCGTGAAAGAATCAAATGGATCGTGTACCTGCTGCGCCAGAAGCTTGAAAGCGACCCGAGCCAGCCGGAGCTGATCTTGAACAAGACCCGTTTGGGGTATCAATTGGCGGTGGACTAA
- a CDS encoding PD40 domain-containing protein yields MRTALLRVGLLLGLLAACSSATLDQETVMATMVAATLQAQVSPTDTGEPIDGEIQPQSVFGDCANSGQISVAYLKDGNVWLWVRGAAPRQLTHEGDAHDLRISGDACRIAYARAVANPGHDPAEDFPQPETYSELWVVASDGAGQQKLAGQEVFAAALAAPSGAVTGLHQFEWQPGSRLLAFSTRQSFSGPGLLTSGDIHLVDADVPVPSLLLPAGQAGRFVFSPDGRQIAFASANRVGVVRTDGGDLRPGLVHFPAVITYSEYQYEPPLFWTQAGDLIFALPPEDMFAPPVDGLYPETVLWFVPLDGSAAFEAGAIQAVEFLQQEVAFSPDGGRIAYLRPQAASGERELVIALSNGSHESAWFNEADVLFGDWSPDNERFIYSFRDGDLRLIISDATGALATPLDLPGLAEAPGVTVEWLNEDAVLVSLLGPSAQLFLWTTDGAVEFIDAAGFGAAIYDAAD; encoded by the coding sequence ATGCGAACTGCACTGTTGCGCGTAGGGTTGTTGCTGGGCTTGCTGGCTGCTTGTTCTTCAGCCACCCTTGACCAGGAAACTGTCATGGCCACCATGGTGGCGGCCACCCTGCAGGCGCAGGTTTCGCCCACCGACACAGGCGAGCCGATCGACGGCGAGATCCAGCCCCAGAGCGTTTTTGGCGACTGCGCCAATTCGGGGCAGATCAGTGTGGCTTACCTCAAAGACGGTAACGTCTGGCTGTGGGTGCGCGGTGCGGCGCCCCGGCAGCTCACGCATGAGGGCGATGCCCACGATCTGCGGATTTCAGGCGATGCCTGCCGCATCGCCTATGCACGTGCCGTGGCCAACCCGGGCCATGACCCGGCAGAGGATTTCCCCCAACCTGAAACGTACAGCGAGCTGTGGGTTGTGGCCAGTGATGGCGCCGGCCAGCAGAAGCTGGCCGGGCAGGAGGTGTTTGCCGCCGCCCTGGCCGCCCCCAGCGGGGCTGTTACCGGCCTGCACCAGTTCGAGTGGCAGCCAGGCTCTCGCCTGCTGGCCTTTAGCACCCGCCAGTCCTTCTCCGGTCCCGGCCTGCTCACCAGTGGCGACATTCACCTGGTGGATGCCGATGTTCCCGTCCCCAGTCTGCTGCTGCCCGCGGGCCAGGCCGGCCGCTTTGTCTTCTCGCCGGATGGCCGGCAGATCGCTTTTGCCAGCGCCAACCGGGTAGGCGTGGTGCGCACGGACGGCGGCGATTTGCGTCCCGGCTTGGTGCATTTCCCGGCGGTCATCACGTACAGTGAATACCAATATGAGCCGCCGCTCTTCTGGACGCAGGCCGGTGACCTGATCTTCGCCTTGCCGCCCGAGGATATGTTCGCTCCGCCGGTCGATGGCCTCTATCCTGAAACTGTCTTGTGGTTCGTGCCTCTGGATGGCTCGGCGGCTTTTGAGGCAGGCGCCATCCAGGCTGTGGAGTTTCTGCAGCAGGAAGTCGCTTTCTCCCCCGATGGCGGGCGGATCGCTTATTTGCGCCCCCAAGCCGCCAGCGGTGAACGCGAACTGGTGATCGCCCTGAGCAACGGCAGCCATGAAAGCGCCTGGTTCAATGAGGCGGATGTGCTCTTTGGCGATTGGTCGCCAGACAATGAACGCTTCATTTACTCATTTCGAGATGGCGATTTGCGCTTGATAATCAGCGATGCGACTGGCGCCCTGGCAACCCCCCTGGATCTGCCCGGCTTGGCAGAAGCCCCGGGCGTGACTGTGGAATGGTTGAACGAGGATGCCGTGTTGGTCAGCCTGTTAGGCCCCAGCGCCCAGCTGTTCCTGTGGACAACCGATGGCGCCGTGGAGTTCATTGATGCCGCCGGTTTTGGCGCTGCAATATACGATGCGGCTGATTAG
- a CDS encoding MarR family transcriptional regulator: MELTSWISLALMRIGTGMATAFDRFFADLGVNQAQFRMLLAVWEHGGQEGIAPSQLAHHLLVERGTVSVMSQRMVKLGWLQRLSGPDRRSHRLVLTAAGGEVLERVAERATRLGSDTFANIGEEELRQTKRLLQLIEERLHEAKP; encoded by the coding sequence ATGGAGCTTACCTCCTGGATCAGCCTGGCGTTGATGCGTATCGGCACCGGCATGGCCACCGCCTTCGACCGGTTCTTCGCCGACCTGGGCGTAAACCAGGCCCAGTTCCGTATGCTGCTGGCCGTATGGGAACACGGCGGGCAAGAAGGGATCGCACCCTCCCAACTGGCCCATCACCTGCTGGTGGAGCGCGGCACGGTCAGTGTGATGAGCCAACGCATGGTCAAACTGGGCTGGCTGCAACGTTTGTCCGGCCCAGACCGGCGCAGCCATCGTCTGGTGCTGACCGCGGCGGGCGGCGAAGTTCTGGAAAGAGTAGCCGAGCGCGCCACGCGGCTAGGCTCAGATACTTTCGCCAACATTGGCGAAGAAGAGCTGCGCCAAACCAAGCGCCTGCTGCAACTTATCGAAGAAAGACTGCACGAGGCTAAACCATGA